Genomic segment of Verrucomicrobiota bacterium:
TTCATCACTCCGAGGGGGTTCCATTTCCGCCCATTGACGGCCACGCAGTCACCGCGCTCGAAATCAAGCGTGACATACTCGGGTTTCTCAGGCGCTTCCTCCGGGGAAACCGAGAGCTTGAACATGTCCTTGTTGGCCGGCGCGAAAGCATCCATCCAAGGATCCTCCAGCACACCCGCCTCGAATGAAATGTGGAGGAGGTTGCGGTCCATGGAGTAGGGCTTCTTCGCGCTGGCCTGGACCGGGATTTTTTTCTCCTCGCAGTAGCGGATCATCTCGGTGCGTCCCGGGAATTGCTTCCGAAACCGCTCCTCGCGCCAGGGAGCGATGATCTGAAGATCAGGCGCCAGCGCGGCCGCCGTCAGTTCGAATCGCACTTGATCGTTTCCCTTGCCGGTCGCCCCGTGGCCGATCGCCTGAGCTTTCTCCTTCCGGGCAATTTCAATCATGCGCTTGGCGATCAAAGGCCGGGCGATGGACGTGCCGAGAAAATACTGGCCCTCGTAAATGGCGCCCGCGCGAATCATCGGGAAAATGAAATCCTTCGCAAATTCCTCCTGCAAATCGTCCACATAAATCTTGGAAGCGCCCGTCTTGCGAGCTTTGGCGTTCAATCCCTTCAATTCGTCCTCCTGTCCGATGTTCGCGCAGAAGGCGATCATTTCCGCGTCGTAGGTTTCTTTGATCCAGGAGAGGAGAACGGAGGTGTCGAGTCCGCCGGAATACGCGAGAACGATTTTCATGAATGCGATGCGAATGCCCTTTGGGCGGGGGCGACTAAACGACAACCAAGGCGGCGTGGGAAGAAGATTTTACGACGCCCCGTCGCCCCAACCCCGGCTGGTTCAACGTGCGCCGCCGGCCCCAAGCGGGCCGGAGAACGGAACCTCGTTCGGGCGCCACGCCCGCCCGTGTATCCCGATGTTGTTGGTAGGGCGGGCCTGTCCCAGCCCGCCGCCCACGGGATGCAAAACATCATGCTCCGGCGGCGCGCCGGGACGGACGCGCCCTACCTGCATCACCGGCAACATCGGGATGCACCGCACGCCCGCAGCCCCTTCGAAGGTGGATTGCCTTCTTCCACGGGTCGTGCCTACATTCCGCTCGTTCCGCATGCAAGCCCATCGAATTTCTATGCACCCATCCGAAACGAATCGCCGGAAATTTTTCAAAGCCTGTTCCACCGCCACGCTGGGGGGCGCCCTGGCTTGGTCTTCGGGTTGCTCGACCTCGATGGCCAAGCGGACTCCTCACGGAAATCAGCCCATGAAAATCGATGAAGCAGTCTTCGGCCAACTTCCGGACAACACAACCGCCCGTCTTTACACCCTGCGCAACTCCAACGGCATGGTGGTTAAAGTGACCGATTACGGCTTGATCATCACCGAGATTCATGTGCCGGACCGCCAGGGCCGTCTTGGCAACGTGGCCTTGGGATTTGGAACCCTCGGCCCCTACCTCGCCGGGCACCCGTATTTCGGGTGCATCGCCGGGCGCGTCGCCAATCGAATCGCCAAGGGCGCCTTCACGCTGGACGGCAAGTCCTACCAACTCGCCGTCAACAACGGGCCGAATCATCTTCACGGCGGCCTCAAGGGCTTCGATAAAAAGCTCTGGAAATCCTCCGGCATCCTCATCGCGCATGGCCGCGCTTCCGTCCGCTTCAGCTACACCAGCCCCGATGGTGACGAAGGCTACCCCGGCAATCTCTCCATGAAGGTGACTTATGCCCTGACGGACGACCAGGAGATCCGCATGGACTACGAGGCCACGACCGACAAGGCCACTCCGGTCAACCTCACCAACCACAGTTACTTCAACCTTGCGGAACGAGGCGACGTCCTGGGCCACGAACTGCAATTGATGGCCGACCGTTACACGCCCACGGATGACACCCTCATTCCCACCGGCACGCTGGCATCGGTCCGAGGCACTCCCATCGACTTTACCCGACGCGCCTCGCTGGGCGCCCGGCACACCCAAACGGGCCTCACTCCTCCCGGATACGATCACAATTTCGTGCTCAATCACGGGGGCAAATCCCTCGGGAAAGCAGCGGTGGTCACCGAGCCCAAGACCGGCCGCGTCCTGGAGGTCCTGACCACCGAACCGGGCATTCAACTCTACACCGGCAATCACCTCGACGGTTCGCTCACCGGCACCGGCGGAATCGTTTACGGACGTCATGGCGGA
This window contains:
- a CDS encoding argininosuccinate synthase, which translates into the protein MAFMKIVLAYSGGLDTSVLLSWIKETYDAEMIAFCANIGQEDELKGLNAKARKTGASKIYVDDLQEEFAKDFIFPMIRAGAIYEGQYFLGTSIARPLIAKRMIEIARKEKAQAIGHGATGKGNDQVRFELTAAALAPDLQIIAPWREERFRKQFPGRTEMIRYCEEKKIPVQASAKKPYSMDRNLLHISFEAGVLEDPWMDAFAPANKDMFKLSVSPEEAPEKPEYVTLDFERGDCVAVNGRKWNPLGVMKVLNALGGKHGVGRVDMVENRFVGMKSRGVYETPGGAILHFAHRQVESLTMDREVMHLRDSLIPRYAELVYYGFWYAPERLALQALVEESQKNVSGTVRVKLYKGGLYVAGRRSKVSLYNPHIATMEADPGKAYNQDDATGFIRLNGLRLRVNSAVNGARNLGAER
- a CDS encoding galactose mutarotase codes for the protein MKIDEAVFGQLPDNTTARLYTLRNSNGMVVKVTDYGLIITEIHVPDRQGRLGNVALGFGTLGPYLAGHPYFGCIAGRVANRIAKGAFTLDGKSYQLAVNNGPNHLHGGLKGFDKKLWKSSGILIAHGRASVRFSYTSPDGDEGYPGNLSMKVTYALTDDQEIRMDYEATTDKATPVNLTNHSYFNLAERGDVLGHELQLMADRYTPTDDTLIPTGTLASVRGTPIDFTRRASLGARHTQTGLTPPGYDHNFVLNHGGKSLGKAAVVTEPKTGRVLEVLTTEPGIQLYTGNHLDGSLTGTGGIVYGRHGGFCLETQHFPDSINKPSFPSVVLRPGQTYRTTTIYKFSTVS